In Orenia metallireducens, a genomic segment contains:
- a CDS encoding glycoside hydrolase family 2 protein — MGEIIKNLNKEWNFKIDPTNIGEEQEWYLNEVDGIKVKIPAPWQTYNNELNSYTGVAWYSNKFSINSDQKRIFIKFNAVDYQTDVWFNSHYLGSHEGGYTPFSFEITDYIKESEDNLLVIKVFDPYNNDEIPRGKQGSWYTRVSGIWQEVELIAYNKSFIKDILITPDVDNQKADFKIELEDLAKLADPKLTITIFSPENKEEKIIEKHFANNEDNHYQVNINNPLLWSPENPWIYNVEVTLKDGTEVIDTYSSYFGMRKVESKDGKIYLNDEPVYIRGALDQGFWPHTIYRAETEEMIKDEIKKTKEMGFNLLRKHIKTEDPRYLYWADHLGLLIWAEAPNYAKWTMQARERFKDEYTKMVTRDYNHPSIIIWSIYNEEWGLEWRLNQDKEKQDWVIDLYDYAKNLDKTRLICDNSGWAHVKTDISDLHRYFSSPDNYKEWERDLDDYVIGDPDANFVDGYSYNGEPLIISEFGIWGLPEPAKIKAKYDGLPTWYKGSAKIFSDDFKIPTTAEKNFTKYGLDKIFSDINELARQTQQREFRGIKNIIEEMRKRSKINGYVVTELTDIEWETNGFLDYFREPKEGYENIPDYNGEIIAMLDIEERNLWSNQEFKGQVYLANDSNQKLSGLLSWQVEETELKGEFKVELQPYSVTKLTEEITFIAPTVDKSKELTLSYKFISNGKLIAKNQEELTITNQLFVKKQNTTIKPVNLSKKLIANLKMNGYQISQDSQLIVSSELNSDLLKELKAGAKVLFLAEEGSKIEEKGFINFTDLPDGESWDRAASFNYINTNYFKELPLNKVSGWELADLYPSYIINNLVDINYKEILAGYFAGWIGNFGATLLETKVGKGSLLVTTFKLAKGYNKQPIATALLNQLVNYLNDN; from the coding sequence TTGGGTGAAATTATAAAAAATTTAAATAAAGAATGGAATTTTAAAATTGATCCAACAAATATAGGAGAAGAGCAAGAGTGGTATTTAAATGAGGTAGATGGAATAAAGGTTAAGATTCCAGCACCATGGCAAACTTATAATAATGAGCTTAACTCCTATACTGGAGTTGCTTGGTATAGTAATAAATTCTCTATTAATAGTGATCAAAAGAGAATTTTCATTAAATTTAATGCAGTAGACTATCAAACTGATGTCTGGTTTAATAGTCATTACTTAGGAAGTCATGAAGGTGGCTATACACCCTTCTCTTTTGAAATAACTGATTATATCAAAGAATCTGAAGATAATTTATTAGTTATCAAGGTCTTTGATCCTTATAACAATGATGAGATACCAAGAGGAAAGCAAGGAAGTTGGTATACTAGAGTCAGTGGCATTTGGCAGGAAGTTGAGTTAATTGCTTATAATAAAAGTTTTATTAAGGATATTTTAATTACTCCAGATGTTGATAATCAAAAAGCTGATTTTAAGATAGAGCTAGAGGACTTAGCTAAATTAGCAGATCCTAAGTTAACTATTACTATCTTCTCACCAGAGAATAAAGAAGAGAAGATTATTGAGAAGCATTTTGCTAATAATGAAGATAATCACTATCAAGTGAATATTAATAATCCTCTGTTATGGTCACCAGAAAATCCATGGATCTATAATGTTGAAGTAACTTTAAAGGATGGAACAGAGGTTATAGATACTTATAGCAGTTACTTTGGAATGAGAAAGGTTGAAAGCAAAGATGGAAAGATTTATTTAAATGATGAGCCAGTTTATATTAGAGGAGCACTAGATCAAGGATTTTGGCCCCATACAATCTATCGTGCAGAAACAGAAGAGATGATTAAAGATGAAATTAAAAAGACTAAAGAGATGGGCTTTAACCTTTTAAGAAAGCATATTAAAACTGAAGATCCCCGTTATCTTTATTGGGCTGATCATCTAGGCCTTTTAATTTGGGCCGAAGCCCCTAACTATGCTAAATGGACAATGCAAGCTAGAGAACGCTTTAAAGATGAATATACCAAGATGGTCACTAGAGATTATAACCACCCATCTATTATTATCTGGAGTATCTACAATGAAGAATGGGGCTTAGAATGGAGGCTAAATCAGGATAAGGAGAAGCAAGACTGGGTTATTGATTTGTATGACTATGCTAAAAATCTAGATAAAACTCGTTTAATCTGTGATAATTCTGGTTGGGCACATGTTAAAACAGATATTAGTGACTTACATCGTTACTTCTCTAGTCCTGATAATTATAAAGAGTGGGAAAGAGATCTAGATGATTATGTTATCGGTGATCCTGATGCTAATTTTGTTGATGGCTATAGTTATAATGGAGAGCCATTAATCATCTCTGAATTTGGAATTTGGGGCTTACCAGAGCCAGCTAAGATTAAAGCCAAATATGATGGTTTACCAACTTGGTATAAAGGGAGTGCTAAGATATTCTCTGATGACTTTAAGATTCCTACTACAGCAGAAAAGAATTTTACTAAGTATGGATTAGATAAAATCTTTAGTGATATCAATGAATTAGCCCGTCAAACTCAACAAAGAGAATTTAGAGGGATTAAAAATATCATTGAAGAGATGAGAAAAAGAAGTAAGATCAATGGCTATGTAGTTACAGAATTAACTGATATTGAATGGGAGACCAATGGTTTTCTAGATTACTTTAGAGAGCCTAAAGAAGGTTATGAGAATATACCTGATTACAATGGAGAAATCATTGCTATGTTAGATATAGAAGAAAGAAATCTCTGGTCTAATCAAGAGTTTAAAGGGCAAGTCTATTTAGCTAATGATAGCAATCAGAAACTATCAGGTCTGCTAAGTTGGCAAGTAGAAGAAACTGAGCTTAAGGGTGAATTTAAAGTAGAGCTACAACCTTACTCAGTTACTAAATTAACTGAAGAAATAACTTTTATAGCACCAACAGTAGATAAGAGTAAAGAGCTAACTTTAAGCTATAAGTTTATAAGTAATGGAAAATTGATTGCTAAGAATCAAGAAGAATTAACTATTACAAATCAATTATTTGTTAAAAAGCAGAATACAACAATAAAGCCTGTGAATTTAAGTAAAAAGTTAATAGCAAATCTTAAGATGAATGGTTATCAAATTAGCCAAGATAGTCAATTAATTGTCAGCTCAGAATTAAATTCAGATCTTCTTAAAGAGTTAAAAGCTGGTGCTAAAGTTTTATTTTTAGCCGAAGAGGGATCTAAAATTGAAGAAAAAGGCTTTATTAACTTTACAGACCTACCAGATGGAGAGAGCTGGGACAGAGCAGCATCCTTTAATTATATCAATACTAACTACTTTAAAGAATTACCCCTTAATAAAGTATCTGGTTGGGAATTAGCTGACTTATATCCAAGCTATATTATTAATAATCTAGTAGATATTAACTATAAGGAGATCTTAGCAGGCTACTTTGCAGGTTGGATTGGTAACTTTGGAGCTACTTTATTAGAGACAAAAGTAGGAAAGGGTAGCTTATTGGTAACCACCTTTAAATTAGCTAAAGGTTATAACAAACAACCAATTGCTACAGCTTTACTTAACCAATTAGTAAATTATTTGAATGATAATTAA
- a CDS encoding carbohydrate ABC transporter permease: MLGVKKDKFKKYLLFTITTLVAAIWLLPLIWMLSTSLKPEADTISWPIKFIPENFTLDNYKAIFSNSERTPMLRWFFNSIFIATTTTVLVVFFDALAAYAYARMEFKGRKIMFMTLMATMMIPPVTNLIPNYIIVDKLGWLDSYSAMIFPAIANVFGVFLLRQFFMGIPKELEEAAFIDGCTRFQVFRMIILPLAKPALITLSLFTFLGSWNAFLWPLIVTNSAEMKPLTPGLSLLQGYYVIEFGKLMAGALISALPVIILFLFVQRYFVQGISLTGTKG; the protein is encoded by the coding sequence ATTTTAGGAGTAAAGAAAGATAAATTTAAAAAATATTTATTATTCACAATTACAACCTTAGTTGCAGCAATTTGGCTTTTACCATTAATTTGGATGTTATCAACTTCTCTTAAACCAGAAGCTGACACTATCTCTTGGCCTATTAAATTTATTCCAGAGAATTTTACTTTAGATAATTACAAAGCCATCTTTAGTAATTCCGAAAGAACACCAATGCTACGTTGGTTCTTTAATAGTATCTTTATAGCAACTACAACTACAGTATTAGTAGTCTTTTTCGATGCTTTAGCAGCTTATGCCTATGCTAGAATGGAATTTAAAGGTCGCAAAATAATGTTTATGACTTTAATGGCAACAATGATGATACCTCCAGTTACTAATTTAATTCCTAATTATATTATTGTAGATAAATTAGGATGGTTAGACTCTTATTCTGCTATGATCTTTCCTGCTATAGCAAATGTATTTGGGGTATTCTTATTAAGGCAATTTTTCATGGGAATTCCTAAAGAATTAGAAGAAGCAGCTTTTATCGATGGTTGCACTAGATTTCAAGTATTTCGGATGATTATCTTACCTTTAGCTAAACCGGCCTTAATTACTTTAAGCTTATTTACTTTCTTAGGTTCTTGGAATGCCTTCTTATGGCCTTTAATTGTAACAAATTCTGCTGAAATGAAGCCTTTAACACCAGGCTTATCATTATTACAAGGATACTATGTGATAGAATTTGGTAAATTGATGGCAGGAGCACTTATCTCAGCTTTACCTGTAATAATATTATTCTTATTTGTACAACGCTACTTTGTACAAGGAATTTCCTTAACAGGAACTAAAGGATAA
- a CDS encoding carbohydrate ABC transporter permease has translation MKGKLKKLEPYLFTAPHLIFFIAFLAFPVFFGLYISLHRWELLGWEKPFVGLKNYLQLFNSNTIQYEYFWNAMANTFKFVIFSVPFLVVVGLFLALLVNKVFKGKALFRGIFYTPVILSITSVTLIWKWILDNQSGLANYLITALGFNPIPWLSETKFAWISLVLVTIWWTVGQNMLLFLAGLQDIPQHLYEAAEIDGANTWRKFWHVTLPSLKPTTLFVTVMTTIGSFNIFGQPYMMTKGGPGRATQVAIMYIQEEAFANYRMGSASAMALVMSLFIIIVSMFQFKIMSSDIEY, from the coding sequence GTGAAAGGAAAATTAAAGAAATTAGAACCTTATTTATTTACAGCACCCCATTTAATCTTTTTTATTGCATTCTTAGCCTTTCCTGTCTTTTTTGGTCTTTATATTAGTTTACATCGCTGGGAGCTACTAGGTTGGGAGAAACCCTTTGTTGGTTTAAAGAATTATCTTCAGCTTTTTAATTCTAATACTATTCAATATGAATACTTTTGGAATGCAATGGCTAATACTTTTAAGTTTGTAATCTTTAGTGTTCCTTTTTTAGTGGTTGTAGGATTATTCTTGGCTTTACTAGTGAACAAAGTATTTAAAGGAAAAGCATTATTTAGAGGGATCTTTTATACTCCTGTTATTCTTTCTATAACAAGTGTTACCCTTATTTGGAAGTGGATTTTAGATAATCAAAGTGGTTTAGCTAACTATCTAATTACAGCTTTAGGATTTAATCCTATTCCTTGGTTATCAGAGACTAAATTTGCTTGGATCTCATTGGTATTGGTAACTATTTGGTGGACAGTAGGACAGAATATGCTCTTATTCTTAGCAGGTTTACAGGATATACCTCAACATTTATATGAAGCTGCAGAAATTGATGGGGCTAATACTTGGAGGAAGTTTTGGCATGTTACCTTACCAAGTTTAAAACCTACCACCTTATTTGTAACAGTAATGACTACAATTGGTTCTTTTAATATCTTTGGGCAACCTTATATGATGACTAAGGGTGGTCCGGGTAGAGCTACTCAAGTGGCAATCATGTATATTCAAGAAGAGGCTTTTGCTAACTATCGAATGGGAAGTGCATCGGCAATGGCTTTAGTTATGTCCTTATTTATAATAATTGTAAGCATGTTCCAATTTAAGATAATGTCTTCAGATATTGAATACTAA
- a CDS encoding ABC transporter substrate-binding protein — translation MKKNIVSMLALTLIVTLFLGSTVDAGFFDFFNKDKKDEVIELSFWNGFTGPDGKGMAKMIDEFNRLNEGEVKVKMQVMDWLTYYQKVVTAISSGKAPDLGIMHIDRLPEFASKRVLTPLDTLIEDLNWSSKDFAKTVWDAGIYNGERYGIPLDIHPLAMYINIDMFKEAGLDPNNPPKTPEEFMEAVKALTKDTDGDGEIDQWGTAFPPLWPGPEFIVKSLIYQFGGSILNEDGTKVTYNSPEGIKALEYAIDLVHNKKLSPAQIQQDGEVTLFRQGKLGMHFNGIWMINGFKEQSSLNFMSYPIPAFGKNASAMAGSHNFVIFRQRKEDQAREKAAVKFIKYISENSSKWATYGQIPARNSVRDSEEFKSLKHQASIAKGLSDVVFPPLHPALNEVLTPLHQEVNLAILGEKTAKQALNDAAERAQKALDEYNRNH, via the coding sequence ATGAAAAAGAACATAGTTAGTATGTTAGCTTTAACATTAATTGTTACTTTATTTTTAGGAAGCACAGTAGATGCGGGGTTCTTTGATTTCTTTAATAAAGATAAAAAAGATGAAGTAATTGAATTAAGCTTTTGGAATGGATTTACAGGACCTGATGGTAAAGGTATGGCTAAAATGATCGATGAGTTTAACCGTCTAAATGAAGGAGAAGTTAAAGTTAAGATGCAGGTAATGGATTGGTTAACTTATTATCAGAAGGTCGTAACTGCTATATCAAGTGGTAAAGCTCCTGATTTAGGAATCATGCATATTGATCGTTTACCTGAATTTGCTTCAAAAAGAGTTTTAACACCATTAGATACTCTAATTGAAGATTTAAACTGGAGTTCTAAAGATTTTGCTAAAACAGTTTGGGATGCTGGTATTTATAATGGAGAACGCTATGGTATTCCTTTGGATATTCATCCATTAGCAATGTATATCAATATTGATATGTTTAAAGAAGCTGGCTTAGATCCTAATAATCCACCTAAAACACCAGAAGAGTTTATGGAAGCAGTTAAAGCATTGACTAAGGATACTGATGGTGATGGAGAGATCGATCAATGGGGTACAGCATTCCCTCCATTATGGCCTGGACCTGAATTTATTGTTAAGAGTTTAATCTATCAATTTGGTGGATCTATTCTTAATGAAGATGGTACTAAAGTAACATACAATAGTCCTGAAGGAATTAAGGCATTAGAGTATGCTATTGACTTAGTTCATAACAAGAAACTTTCACCAGCTCAAATTCAACAAGATGGTGAGGTAACATTATTTAGACAAGGTAAATTAGGTATGCACTTTAATGGAATCTGGATGATTAATGGCTTTAAAGAACAAAGTAGTCTAAACTTTATGTCTTATCCAATTCCTGCTTTTGGTAAGAATGCTTCTGCTATGGCAGGTTCTCATAACTTTGTAATCTTCCGCCAACGTAAAGAAGATCAAGCAAGAGAAAAGGCAGCAGTGAAATTTATCAAATACATTTCTGAAAACAGTAGTAAATGGGCAACTTATGGTCAAATACCTGCTCGTAACTCTGTTAGAGATAGTGAAGAATTTAAATCTCTAAAACATCAAGCTTCAATTGCTAAGGGATTATCTGATGTAGTATTTCCACCACTACATCCTGCCTTAAATGAAGTGTTAACTCCTTTACATCAAGAAGTTAATCTAGCTATATTAGGTGAAAAGACTGCTAAACAGGCTTTAAATGATGCAGCTGAACGTGCTCAAAAAGCCCTTGATGAATATAATAGAAATCATTAG
- a CDS encoding ArsR/SmtB family transcription factor: MRGRILEINNDENSVEVIKALASEPRMAILELLNKAEMNLNEISERLDMPAPSVTVNIKKLEEAGLISTEYQPGSHGSQKICKRTYDSILISLPGSNVHFDTNMVEISMPIGNYKDFKVEPTCGLAKEDGYIGILDDTRSFLEPEHIYAQLIWLRKGYIQYRFPNNLPDKTILNNLELSMEICSEAPNYNEKWPSDITVWVNGIEIGTWTSPGDFGTERGKLNPDWWNSDQTQHGLLKIWSVNHNGSYIDGKQISDTTLEELNIYDDNFIDIKVGIKDDARNIGGLNLFGSKFGNYEQDIILRFRYDYE, encoded by the coding sequence GTGCGAGGAAGAATATTAGAAATAAATAATGATGAAAACTCTGTAGAGGTAATAAAAGCTTTAGCATCAGAACCTAGGATGGCAATATTAGAATTATTAAATAAAGCTGAGATGAATTTAAATGAAATTTCTGAAAGGCTTGATATGCCAGCACCTTCAGTTACTGTTAATATCAAAAAGTTAGAAGAAGCAGGATTGATTAGTACTGAATATCAACCAGGTTCCCATGGTTCTCAAAAGATATGTAAAAGAACTTATGATAGTATTTTAATTAGTTTGCCTGGTTCTAATGTTCATTTCGATACTAATATGGTTGAGATTTCAATGCCAATAGGAAATTATAAAGATTTTAAAGTAGAACCTACTTGTGGTTTAGCTAAGGAAGATGGATATATAGGTATCTTAGATGATACTAGATCTTTTTTAGAGCCAGAACATATTTATGCCCAATTAATCTGGCTAAGAAAAGGTTATATCCAATATAGATTTCCTAATAATCTACCAGATAAGACTATTTTAAATAATTTAGAATTAAGTATGGAGATCTGCTCTGAAGCTCCTAATTATAATGAAAAATGGCCTTCAGATATTACTGTATGGGTCAATGGAATAGAGATAGGAACGTGGACTTCACCTGGTGACTTTGGAACAGAAAGAGGAAAGTTAAATCCAGATTGGTGGAATTCTGATCAAACCCAGCATGGATTATTAAAAATTTGGAGTGTTAACCATAATGGTTCTTATATAGATGGTAAACAGATTTCTGATACAACCTTAGAAGAGCTAAATATTTATGATGATAACTTTATTGATATTAAGGTTGGAATCAAAGATGATGCTAGAAATATAGGAGGATTGAACCTTTTTGGTAGCAAGTTTGGAAATTATGAACAAGATATAATTTTAAGGTTTAGATATGATTATGAGTAA
- a CDS encoding replication initiation protein, with protein MKERNELIVKENHLIEGFVEMTKNEYKFILYLISKIKKDDKNFRKQKVSVKEFSDVLDYKGEGLYQYMKEFEDSLIKKHIRIENSEGDRVKINWLSYIRYFNDAGTLDVAFNSDLVPYLLNLDTRFTKYLLKNIIGLNSIYSIRIYELLKQYEKIKKRVIKLEDLKKCWV; from the coding sequence TTGAAAGAGAGAAATGAATTAATTGTTAAAGAGAACCATTTAATTGAAGGGTTTGTGGAAATGACTAAGAATGAATATAAATTTATACTCTACTTAATCTCTAAAATAAAAAAAGATGATAAAAATTTCCGTAAACAAAAAGTTAGCGTTAAGGAATTTTCAGATGTCTTAGATTATAAGGGAGAAGGTTTATATCAATATATGAAAGAATTTGAGGATTCACTGATTAAAAAACATATTAGAATAGAGAATAGTGAAGGGGATAGAGTAAAAATAAATTGGCTAAGTTATATTAGATACTTTAATGATGCTGGAACTTTAGATGTAGCCTTTAATAGTGATTTAGTACCTTATTTATTAAACTTAGATACTAGATTTACTAAGTATCTTTTAAAGAATATAATTGGACTAAATAGTATCTACAGTATCAGAATTTATGAACTATTAAAGCAGTATGAAAAGATAAAGAAGAGAGTAATAAAATTAGAAGATTTAAAAAAATGTTGGGTATAG
- a CDS encoding replication initiation protein, protein MLGIADDQYKLYGHFKQRILLKAKEELAENEDTDIYFDFEKLKRGRKVIAIKFIIKEKEIPQKELEFEEYQKKKEYFQETLELFKLLPQEEQVEAHKKELAELLKEHSYKYLEADIEYAKRFGVNNFFGFLKSSCEGGHYSAAELEKEERKEDLARQKEEELKEKIQKRAQEKAIEKYDKLSTKEIAKKEGGR, encoded by the coding sequence ATGTTGGGTATAGCCGATGACCAATACAAGCTTTATGGCCATTTCAAGCAGAGGATCTTATTAAAAGCAAAAGAAGAGTTGGCTGAGAATGAAGATACAGATATTTATTTTGACTTTGAAAAACTTAAAAGGGGTAGAAAAGTAATAGCTATTAAATTTATTATTAAAGAGAAAGAGATTCCGCAAAAAGAATTAGAGTTTGAAGAGTATCAAAAAAAGAAAGAGTATTTTCAAGAAACATTAGAGTTATTTAAACTCTTACCTCAAGAAGAGCAGGTAGAGGCTCATAAGAAGGAGCTAGCAGAATTATTAAAGGAGCATAGTTATAAGTACTTAGAGGCTGATATTGAGTATGCTAAGCGTTTTGGGGTGAATAACTTCTTTGGATTTTTAAAGAGTTCCTGTGAAGGGGGACATTATTCTGCTGCTGAGCTAGAAAAAGAAGAGAGAAAAGAAGATTTAGCTAGACAGAAAGAGGAAGAGCTAAAGGAAAAGATACAGAAAAGGGCTCAAGAGAAGGCGATTGAGAAGTATGATAAACTGTCTACTAAAGAGATAGCAAAGAAAGAAGGTGGTAGATAA
- a CDS encoding nucleotidyltransferase domain-containing protein gives MLSKDELKLLSDKIVKLINAEKVILFGSYASGNSDEQSDIDLCIITNEKRRKLDIIRELRKNLSSDIDYPLDLLVYNEDEFYEKANLENSFENQIADKGAYLYG, from the coding sequence ATGCTTTCTAAGGATGAATTAAAATTATTAAGTGATAAAATAGTAAAGTTAATAAATGCTGAGAAGGTTATTCTTTTTGGTTCTTATGCTTCTGGTAATTCTGATGAACAGAGTGATATTGATCTTTGTATTATAACTAATGAGAAGAGAAGAAAGCTTGATATTATAAGAGAATTACGAAAGAATTTATCCTCTGATATAGATTATCCCCTTGATTTATTAGTATATAATGAAGATGAGTTTTATGAAAAAGCCAATTTAGAGAATAGTTTTGAAAATCAGATTGCAGATAAGGGAGCTTATTTATATGGATAA
- a CDS encoding HEPN domain-containing protein produces MDKRTMMEEWFTVTEQDLKSAKFLKKMHPAPLEVICYHCQQSAEKYLKGYMILQGEKVMRTHDLVVLNKKCRKYNDDFVKIEDECLRLTDYGVNVRYPFHFDLTKADMELAIKDIDKIKELVLQKVRENN; encoded by the coding sequence ATGGATAAAAGAACTATGATGGAGGAATGGTTTACAGTAACAGAGCAAGATTTAAAATCAGCTAAGTTTCTAAAAAAGATGCATCCAGCACCATTGGAAGTAATCTGTTATCATTGTCAGCAAAGTGCTGAAAAATATTTAAAGGGTTATATGATATTACAAGGTGAAAAAGTGATGAGAACCCATGACTTAGTTGTTTTAAATAAAAAATGTAGAAAATATAATGATGATTTTGTAAAAATTGAAGATGAATGTCTACGCTTAACTGATTATGGAGTTAATGTGAGATATCCTTTTCATTTTGATTTAACAAAGGCAGATATGGAATTAGCTATAAAAGATATTGATAAAATTAAAGAGTTGGTGTTACAGAAAGTTAGAGAAAATAACTAA